From a region of the Flavobacterium sediminilitoris genome:
- the glmM gene encoding phosphoglucosamine mutase: protein MTLIKSISGIRGTIGGKVGDNLTPLDAVKFASAYGTFLKQNSNKEKLTVVIGRDARISGPMIHNLVVNTLIGLGINVIDLGLSTTPTVEIAVPLEKADGGIILTASHNPKQWNALKLLNEKGEFLNGDDGAVILEIAEAESFHFSDVDSLGEVTENDAYMDIHIDEVLNLPLVDAEIVAKRKFKVVVDGVNSSGGIIIPKLLEQMGVEVVELYCEPNGHFPHNPEPLKEHLGDICKLVIEEKADFGIVVDPDVDRLAFISNDGEMFGEEYTLVACADYVLSKTKGNTVSNMSSSRALKDITEKHGGKYKASAVGEVNVVTLMKETNAIIGGEGNGGIIYPESHYGRDSLVGVALFLTHLANLDITVAALRASYPQYFMSKNKIELTPQIDVDLILKSMTEKYKNENISIIDGVKIDFPTEWVHLRKSNTEPIIRIYTEAPSQNEADVLAERFVSEIKEIAGI, encoded by the coding sequence ATGACTTTAATAAAATCAATTTCAGGAATTAGAGGAACAATAGGTGGGAAAGTAGGAGATAATCTTACACCGTTAGATGCTGTAAAATTTGCATCTGCTTATGGAACATTCTTAAAACAAAATAGTAATAAAGAAAAGTTAACAGTTGTTATTGGTAGAGACGCTCGTATTTCAGGACCAATGATTCATAATTTAGTTGTAAACACATTAATAGGATTAGGAATAAATGTTATTGATTTAGGGTTATCTACAACACCAACAGTTGAAATAGCTGTTCCTTTAGAAAAAGCCGATGGAGGTATTATTTTAACAGCTTCACATAATCCAAAACAATGGAATGCTTTAAAGTTGCTAAACGAAAAAGGGGAGTTTTTAAACGGAGATGACGGTGCTGTAATATTAGAAATTGCTGAAGCAGAATCTTTCCACTTTTCAGATGTTGATTCATTAGGAGAAGTTACAGAGAACGACGCATATATGGATATTCATATAGATGAAGTTTTAAACTTGCCTTTAGTTGATGCAGAAATAGTTGCTAAAAGAAAATTTAAAGTAGTTGTAGATGGAGTAAATTCTTCAGGAGGTATTATTATTCCTAAGTTGTTAGAACAAATGGGAGTTGAAGTAGTAGAATTATATTGCGAGCCAAATGGACATTTTCCACATAATCCAGAACCTTTAAAAGAACACTTAGGAGATATTTGTAAACTAGTTATTGAAGAAAAAGCTGATTTTGGAATTGTAGTCGATCCAGATGTTGACCGATTAGCTTTTATTTCAAATGATGGAGAAATGTTTGGAGAAGAGTATACATTAGTTGCTTGTGCAGATTATGTTTTAAGTAAAACAAAAGGAAACACCGTTTCAAATATGTCTTCTTCTCGCGCATTAAAAGATATTACAGAAAAACATGGAGGAAAATATAAAGCAAGTGCTGTTGGAGAAGTGAATGTTGTTACCTTAATGAAAGAAACAAATGCAATTATTGGAGGAGAAGGAAATGGAGGAATTATTTACCCAGAAAGTCATTACGGAAGAGATAGTTTAGTAGGAGTTGCCTTGTTTTTAACTCATTTGGCTAATTTAGATATTACAGTTGCAGCATTAAGAGCAAGTTATCCACAATATTTTATGAGTAAAAATAAAATTGAATTAACACCTCAAATAGATGTAGATTTAATATTGAAATCAATGACTGAGAAATATAAGAATGAAAATATTTCTATTATTGATGGTGTAAAAATTGATTTTCCAACAGAATGGGTACATTTAAGAAAATCAAATACAGAACCGATTATTCGTATTTATACAGAAGCGCCTTCTCAAAATGAAGCAGACGTTTTAGCAGAGCGATTTGTATCTGAAATAAAAGAAATAGCTGGAATTTAA
- a CDS encoding chloride channel protein has translation MSPKKTNLIIRLLSKGFKRLERFVFILKLLVTPRQFIYFSCVLVGISSALAVILLKTFAHWVYNFAQYLDGILHLPYSNSLLPIIGILLTVLVVTKLLDGSIQKGTSHIMYAVARKGGMMPFKQMYSQIITSSFTVGLGGSAGLESPITITGAAFGSNYAQNYRLSHKDRSLLLACGVAAGIAAAFNAPIAGVLFAIEVVLAEISITAFIPIMISAATGALVSTIILNEDILLTFKQGEVMDYHNIPQYVLLGLLSGFVSINYARTFRKIENHFANSKLGNYRKALYGASLLAILIFFFPSLFGEGYESIKILANAHPEKILDNTLLDNFKDNNWILLAFVGITMMIKVYATGLTLGSGGNGGNFAPSLFVGSYLGFFVAKFFNLIGITKPLSVSNFTLVGMAGVLSGLFHAPLTSIFLIAEITGGYNLMVPLMIVSSVSFAISKRFEPYSFDIKHLADKGEVFTNNKDKNILTCLDISTFILTNYKPIQESKSLEELVEIVKHTDNIVFPVLNEEKEFLGLIYLDNIRPIIFSPFKIKYTSTHEVMQSPKEIVLHNDSLEIVMEKFEKTDTSILPVFKNGLFYGFIYKTMILEKYRDQLKEMVIE, from the coding sequence ATGTCGCCAAAAAAAACCAATCTTATTATTCGATTATTGAGCAAAGGCTTTAAGCGTTTAGAACGATTCGTTTTCATTTTAAAATTATTAGTTACACCTAGGCAATTTATCTATTTTTCTTGTGTCTTAGTTGGAATTTCATCTGCATTAGCTGTAATTCTTTTAAAAACATTTGCACACTGGGTTTATAATTTTGCTCAATATTTAGACGGTATACTTCATTTACCATATAGTAATAGTCTTTTGCCTATAATTGGTATTTTATTAACCGTTTTAGTAGTTACAAAGCTCTTAGATGGATCTATACAAAAAGGAACCTCTCATATTATGTATGCTGTTGCTAGAAAGGGAGGAATGATGCCTTTTAAGCAGATGTATTCTCAAATAATTACTAGTTCTTTCACTGTTGGTCTTGGTGGAAGTGCTGGTTTAGAATCTCCAATTACCATTACTGGAGCAGCATTTGGAAGTAATTATGCGCAAAATTATAGATTAAGTCATAAAGATAGATCACTATTATTGGCTTGTGGAGTTGCTGCTGGAATTGCAGCTGCTTTTAATGCGCCAATTGCTGGTGTACTTTTTGCAATAGAAGTTGTATTAGCAGAAATTAGTATTACAGCTTTTATTCCTATTATGATTAGTGCCGCAACTGGAGCATTAGTTTCAACTATTATTCTTAATGAAGATATTTTATTGACCTTTAAACAAGGTGAGGTTATGGATTATCATAATATTCCTCAATATGTACTACTTGGTTTATTATCTGGCTTTGTATCCATAAATTATGCTCGAACTTTTAGAAAAATTGAAAATCATTTTGCTAATTCAAAACTTGGAAACTATAGAAAAGCATTATATGGCGCTTCGTTATTAGCCATTTTAATTTTCTTCTTCCCTTCATTATTTGGTGAAGGATATGAAAGTATCAAAATTTTAGCAAATGCGCATCCTGAAAAAATACTCGACAATACATTATTAGATAATTTTAAAGATAATAACTGGATATTGCTAGCTTTTGTAGGAATAACAATGATGATTAAAGTATACGCAACAGGTCTAACTCTTGGTTCTGGTGGAAATGGAGGTAACTTTGCTCCTTCCCTTTTTGTGGGTTCATATTTAGGTTTTTTTGTGGCCAAATTTTTTAACCTTATAGGAATAACAAAACCGTTATCTGTGAGTAATTTCACTTTAGTTGGAATGGCTGGTGTTTTAAGTGGTTTATTTCATGCTCCGCTTACTTCAATATTCTTAATCGCTGAAATTACAGGTGGATATAATCTAATGGTTCCATTAATGATTGTCTCTTCTGTAAGTTTTGCTATTTCAAAACGTTTTGAGCCTTATTCTTTTGACATTAAGCATTTGGCTGATAAAGGAGAAGTTTTCACTAATAATAAGGATAAAAATATTCTAACCTGTTTAGATATATCTACTTTTATTCTAACAAATTACAAACCTATTCAAGAATCTAAGTCTCTAGAAGAATTAGTAGAAATTGTAAAACATACTGACAATATTGTATTTCCAGTATTAAATGAAGAGAAAGAATTTTTAGGATTAATTTATTTAGATAATATACGTCCTATTATATTTTCTCCATTTAAAATAAAATACACTTCCACACATGAAGTAATGCAATCTCCAAAAGAAATCGTTTTACATAATGATAGTTTGGAAATAGTAATGGAAAAATTTGAAAAAACAGATACTTCGATTTTACCTGTATTCAAAAATGGTCTTTTTTATGGTTTTATCTACAAAACAATGATTCTTGAAAAATATAGAGATCAACTTAAAGAAATGGTAATTGAATAA
- a CDS encoding acyl carrier protein phosphodiesterase, whose amino-acid sequence MNFLAHIYLSGNNDMIKIGNFMADGIRGNDYLKFPDEIRKGIMLHREIDTFTDAHPIFRKSKHRLHERYGHYSGVIIDIFYDHFLAKNWETYSSVPLATYINTFYKLLDTNFKLLTLKTQKMLPSMVNQNWLLSYATVEGIGTILYQMDYRTKFKSKMQFATDELKLYYNDFENEFTLFFEEVRKMSIEKLQND is encoded by the coding sequence ATGAATTTCTTAGCCCATATCTATCTTTCTGGAAATAATGACATGATTAAAATTGGTAATTTTATGGCAGATGGTATTCGCGGAAATGATTATTTAAAATTCCCTGATGAAATTCGAAAAGGAATTATGCTTCATCGAGAAATTGACACTTTTACAGATGCGCATCCTATTTTTAGAAAAAGTAAGCATCGCTTGCATGAAAGATATGGTCACTATTCAGGTGTAATTATTGATATTTTCTATGATCATTTTTTAGCTAAAAATTGGGAAACGTATTCTTCAGTTCCATTAGCAACTTATATAAACACATTTTACAAACTATTAGATACTAATTTTAAATTACTTACACTAAAAACTCAAAAGATGTTACCTAGCATGGTTAATCAAAATTGGTTACTAAGCTATGCAACAGTTGAAGGAATTGGTACTATTTTATATCAAATGGACTATCGAACAAAATTTAAATCTAAGATGCAATTTGCTACAGACGAATTAAAACTTTACTATAATGATTTTGAAAATGAATTTACCCTTTTCTTTGAAGAAGTTAGAAAAATGAGCATAGAAAAACTACAGAATGATTAG
- a CDS encoding tetratricopeptide repeat protein: MKKLAFTIFICCILNISFSQEKKDIKFDKQKFLKELSDNACICIDSINTFDKIKDSIASEISKCIDNQVGAYQMGIKIDKIKDLEKEAKTVDGKKQIDISINFNPNSKEYKEYYYEIERYLNENCDVIKSKMKSNDKLSAKSLSKNSLALEYYNKGLDATKENDFEGAINYYKKAVEIDPEFAFAYDNMGICYRRLENYDEAIKAYEKSLKIDPNGLMPLQNIGVVYIYKKEYKNAIKAYERLGEIQPNNPEVFYGLGSIYAQNLNDLEKGLDNMCKAYLIYVAQKSPYRTDTEQFIQMLHSEFKKQNKLNDFNSILEKNRIKTN; encoded by the coding sequence ATGAAAAAATTAGCATTTACAATTTTTATTTGCTGTATTCTGAATATTTCATTTTCTCAAGAAAAAAAAGATATAAAATTTGACAAACAAAAATTTTTAAAAGAACTATCAGACAACGCATGTATATGTATTGATTCAATAAACACATTTGACAAAATTAAAGATAGTATAGCTTCAGAAATCAGCAAATGTATCGACAATCAAGTTGGCGCTTATCAAATGGGAATTAAAATTGATAAAATTAAAGACTTAGAAAAAGAAGCAAAAACAGTTGATGGTAAAAAACAAATTGATATTTCTATCAATTTCAACCCAAATTCTAAGGAATATAAAGAATACTACTATGAAATTGAAAGATATTTAAACGAGAATTGTGATGTTATAAAATCTAAAATGAAATCAAACGATAAGCTAAGTGCCAAGTCATTATCTAAAAATAGTTTAGCATTAGAATATTACAATAAAGGTTTAGATGCTACAAAAGAAAATGATTTTGAAGGAGCTATCAATTATTATAAAAAAGCCGTTGAAATAGATCCTGAATTTGCTTTTGCTTATGACAATATGGGAATTTGCTATAGAAGATTAGAAAATTATGACGAAGCTATAAAAGCCTATGAAAAATCATTAAAAATAGATCCGAATGGCTTAATGCCTCTACAAAATATTGGTGTTGTTTATATCTATAAAAAAGAATATAAAAATGCTATAAAAGCTTATGAAAGATTAGGCGAAATTCAACCTAATAATCCTGAAGTATTTTATGGCCTTGGTTCTATTTATGCTCAAAATTTAAATGATCTTGAAAAAGGATTAGATAATATGTGTAAAGCATATTTAATTTATGTAGCACAAAAATCACCTTATAGAACAGATACTGAACAATTTATTCAAATGCTTCATAGTGAATTTAAAAAACAAAATAAACTAAACGATTTTAATTCAATTTTAGAAAAAAATCGCATCAAAACAAATTAG